A single region of the Jatrophihabitans sp. GAS493 genome encodes:
- a CDS encoding aspartate ammonia-lyase encodes MSTAPEADYRIEKDSMGEVRVPRDAKWRAQTQRAVENFPISGQPIERELIAGLALIKGAGARIRAQRGLLDQTKADAIAAASIEVARGDWDGEFPIDVFQTGSGTSSNMNTNEVLASLAADMLGAAVHPNDDVNDPLSSNDQFPSAIHVAATKGVVVDLIPALAHLAQTLEGRAAAFATVVKSGRTHLMDATPVTLGQEFAGYAAQVRYGIERLEATLPRVAELPLGGTAVGTGINAPAGFAADVISLIAADTGLPLTEARNHFEAQSARDGLVELSGALRTIAVGLNKISNDIRWMGSGPRTGLTELYLPDLQPGSSIMPGKVNPVLCEAVCQVVAQVIGNDAAVAWGGAAGNFELNVMLPVIARNVLESIRLIANVSRVFADRCVNGLEANVERCLEYAQSSPSIVTPLNHYVGYDEASKIAKQALAERKTIRQVVIERGHVAAGTITEAKLDEVLDVLSMTVPATS; translated from the coding sequence ATGAGTACCGCACCCGAGGCTGACTACCGGATCGAAAAGGACTCGATGGGCGAGGTGCGGGTACCCCGCGACGCCAAATGGCGAGCCCAGACGCAGCGCGCAGTGGAGAACTTCCCGATCTCCGGCCAGCCGATCGAGCGGGAACTCATCGCCGGACTGGCCCTGATCAAGGGGGCGGGCGCGCGGATCCGGGCGCAGCGTGGCCTGCTCGACCAGACCAAGGCCGACGCCATCGCCGCCGCCTCGATCGAGGTGGCGCGCGGCGACTGGGACGGCGAGTTCCCCATCGACGTCTTCCAGACCGGCTCCGGCACCTCCTCCAACATGAACACCAACGAGGTGCTGGCCTCGCTGGCCGCCGACATGCTCGGCGCGGCGGTACACCCGAACGACGACGTCAACGACCCGCTGTCGAGCAACGACCAGTTCCCGTCGGCGATCCACGTCGCGGCGACCAAGGGCGTCGTCGTCGACCTGATTCCGGCCCTGGCCCATCTGGCCCAGACCCTAGAAGGGCGCGCCGCCGCCTTCGCGACCGTTGTGAAGTCCGGCCGCACCCACCTCATGGACGCCACCCCGGTCACCCTGGGGCAGGAGTTCGCCGGCTACGCGGCCCAGGTGCGCTACGGCATCGAGCGCCTTGAGGCGACACTGCCCCGGGTGGCCGAGCTGCCGCTCGGCGGCACCGCCGTCGGCACCGGTATCAACGCGCCGGCCGGCTTCGCAGCCGATGTCATCAGCCTCATCGCCGCCGACACCGGCCTACCCCTCACCGAAGCCCGTAACCACTTCGAGGCACAGAGCGCACGAGACGGGCTGGTCGAACTCTCCGGCGCGCTGCGGACCATCGCGGTCGGGCTGAACAAGATCTCCAACGACATCCGCTGGATGGGTTCGGGCCCGCGCACCGGCCTCACCGAGCTGTACCTGCCGGATCTGCAGCCGGGCAGCTCGATCATGCCGGGCAAGGTGAACCCTGTGCTCTGCGAGGCGGTCTGCCAGGTGGTCGCCCAGGTCATCGGCAACGACGCCGCCGTCGCTTGGGGCGGTGCCGCCGGCAACTTCGAACTCAACGTCATGCTGCCGGTAATCGCCCGCAACGTGCTGGAGTCGATTCGGCTGATCGCCAATGTTTCCCGAGTCTTCGCCGACCGCTGCGTCAACGGCCTCGAGGCCAACGTCGAGCGGTGCCTGGAGTACGCGCAGTCCTCGCCGTCGATCGTCACCCCGCTCAACCACTACGTCGGCTACGACGAGGCATCCAAGATCGCCAAGCAGGCCCTGGCCGAGCGGAAGACGATTCGCCAGGTGGTCATCGAGCGCGGGCACGTGGCCGCCGGAACCATCACCGAGGCGAAACTCGACGAGGTGCTGGACGTGCTCTCCATGACCGTGCCGGCAACCAGCTGA
- a CDS encoding pyridoxamine 5'-phosphate oxidase family protein, translating into MGKIFAEVDQKLADWLLAQPVYFVSTAPLAADGHVNVSPKGMDGTFAVLGPTRVAYLDYFGSGAETIAHLRENGRIVVMFCAFDGPPKIVRLHGRGRVIRPDDAEWAELRGRFGKDRDHGVRSIIVIDADRISDSCGYSVPKMEYVADRDILDLHQLKKPAEFYEDVYAVERNATSIDGLPALQP; encoded by the coding sequence ATGGGGAAGATCTTCGCCGAGGTTGATCAGAAGCTGGCCGACTGGCTGCTAGCGCAGCCGGTGTACTTCGTCTCGACCGCGCCGCTGGCCGCCGACGGGCACGTCAACGTCTCCCCGAAGGGGATGGACGGCACCTTCGCCGTCCTCGGCCCGACCCGGGTCGCCTACCTCGACTACTTCGGCTCCGGGGCCGAGACGATCGCCCACCTGCGTGAGAACGGTCGGATCGTGGTGATGTTCTGCGCCTTCGACGGTCCGCCGAAGATCGTGCGACTGCACGGGCGCGGACGGGTGATTCGGCCGGACGACGCGGAGTGGGCGGAACTGCGGGGACGCTTCGGCAAGGATCGCGACCATGGCGTGCGCTCCATCATCGTCATCGACGCCGACCGTATCTCCGACTCCTGCGGCTACTCGGTGCCGAAGATGGAGTACGTCGCCGATCGCGACATCCTGGATCTGCACCAGCTGAAGAAACCGGCCGAATTCTACGAAGACGTCTACGCCGTCGAGCGAAACGCCACCAGCATCGACGGGCTCCCCGCGCTTCAGCCGTAG
- the bioB gene encoding biotin synthase BioB, translated as MTDILADILGLAREQVLEQGIGLSQEQALECLQLPDDRVDALLDLAHEVRVKWCGDEVEVEGIVSLKTGGCPEDCHFCSQSGVFDSPVRSAWLDIPSLVRAARETAATGASEFCIVAAVRGPDERLMKQVRDGVAAIQAEVEINVACSLGMLTQAQVDELAEIGVHRYNHNLETARSYFPSVVTTHSFDERINTCEMVRAAGMELCCGGIVGMGETLEQRAEFGAQLAALAPDEVPLNFLNPRPGTPFGEQEPMSATDALRAVATFRLMMPRTILRFAGGREITLGDLAERGVRGGVNAVIVGNYLTTLGRPAGEDLAMLLDLKMPIKALAKNL; from the coding sequence ATGACGGATATTCTCGCCGACATTCTCGGGTTGGCCCGCGAGCAGGTACTTGAGCAGGGCATCGGGCTGAGCCAGGAGCAGGCGCTGGAGTGCCTGCAGTTGCCCGACGATCGGGTGGACGCGCTCTTGGATCTGGCCCACGAGGTGCGGGTCAAGTGGTGCGGCGACGAGGTCGAGGTCGAGGGCATCGTCTCGCTCAAGACCGGTGGCTGCCCGGAGGATTGCCACTTCTGTTCGCAGTCCGGCGTCTTCGACTCGCCGGTCCGCTCGGCCTGGCTGGACATCCCGTCGCTGGTTCGCGCGGCCCGCGAGACCGCGGCGACCGGCGCCAGCGAGTTCTGCATCGTCGCCGCCGTGCGCGGGCCCGACGAGCGGCTGATGAAGCAGGTCCGTGACGGCGTGGCCGCCATCCAGGCCGAGGTCGAGATCAATGTGGCCTGCTCGCTGGGGATGCTCACCCAAGCCCAGGTTGATGAGTTGGCCGAGATCGGCGTCCACCGCTACAACCACAATCTGGAGACGGCCCGCTCCTACTTCCCGTCGGTGGTCACCACGCACTCCTTCGACGAGCGCATCAACACCTGCGAGATGGTTCGCGCGGCCGGCATGGAACTCTGCTGCGGCGGGATCGTCGGCATGGGCGAGACGCTGGAGCAGCGGGCCGAGTTCGGCGCTCAGCTGGCCGCGCTGGCCCCGGACGAGGTGCCGCTGAACTTCCTCAATCCGCGTCCGGGCACCCCCTTCGGCGAGCAGGAGCCGATGTCGGCCACCGACGCGCTGCGGGCCGTCGCCACCTTCCGGCTGATGATGCCGCGCACCATCCTGCGCTTCGCCGGCGGCCGCGAGATCACCCTCGGCGACCTGGCCGAGCGTGGTGTGCGGGGCGGGGTGAACGCCGTCATCGTCGGCAACTACCTCACCACCCTGGGACGCCCGGCCGGGGAGGACCTGGCCATGCTCTTGGACCTGAAGATGCCGATCAAGGCGCTGGCCAAGAATCTGTGA
- the bioD gene encoding dethiobiotin synthase yields MSVLIVSGTGTDVGKTVATAALTGLARQGRAPVAVVKPVQTGLLAGEPGDLAEVSRLSGCTDTYEFSRFPDPLSPQAAARCSGRPALALAEVAQQIRQLESRYEQVIVEGAGGLLVSYADDHWTLLDLARELGAAVLVVTLAGLGTMNHTVLTLRALGDHPCAGVLIGRWPAEPDLAMRCNASDLSELAAAQCAPGLVGALPDGITGRLRGALGVPGGNHVMEEFGSIARAALSPDFGGEFDAHAFVVKWGR; encoded by the coding sequence GTGAGCGTCCTCATCGTCTCCGGCACGGGAACCGACGTCGGCAAGACCGTGGCGACGGCCGCGCTGACCGGCCTGGCTCGGCAGGGCAGGGCTCCGGTCGCGGTGGTGAAGCCGGTGCAGACCGGCCTTCTCGCCGGCGAGCCCGGGGACCTGGCTGAGGTCAGCCGGCTCTCCGGATGCACCGACACCTACGAATTCAGCCGCTTCCCCGACCCGCTGTCGCCGCAGGCCGCCGCCCGCTGCAGTGGCCGTCCGGCACTGGCGCTGGCCGAGGTGGCGCAGCAGATCCGGCAGCTGGAGTCCCGCTACGAGCAGGTGATCGTCGAGGGGGCGGGCGGGCTCCTGGTGTCGTATGCCGACGATCACTGGACCCTGCTGGACCTCGCTCGAGAACTGGGCGCCGCGGTGCTGGTCGTGACGCTGGCCGGTCTCGGCACCATGAACCACACCGTGCTGACGCTGCGAGCCCTCGGCGACCACCCATGTGCCGGTGTGCTGATCGGGCGCTGGCCGGCCGAACCCGATCTGGCCATGCGCTGCAACGCCAGTGATCTCAGCGAATTGGCCGCCGCACAGTGCGCTCCCGGGTTGGTCGGGGCGCTGCCGGACGGAATCACCGGCCGCCTCAGAGGCGCCCTCGGTGTGCCGGGCGGTAACCACGTGATGGAAGAATTCGGTTCGATAGCGCGGGCGGCACTCTCACCGGACTTCGGGGGAGAGTTCGATGCCCACGCCTTTGTCGTGAAATGGGGACGGTAG
- a CDS encoding 8-amino-7-oxononanoate synthase, with protein sequence MAVDPLTRLRESLAAREAAGLRRWLRPRPAEDAVLDLASNDYLGLARDKRVIDASVAALLRWGAGSTGSRLVTGTTQLHQDFEQELAEFAGAPAALCFSSGYLANLGVLTALGGPDVTIVSDATNHASLIDACRLSGSPIRVVSHADPLAVRAALTGVETEHVLVVTDAVFSVDGDLAPLRELHAETRARGGLLVVDEAHSLGVVGDGGTGAVVAAGLAAEPDVIRTVTLSKSLGAQGGAVLGAVEVIDLLISTARSFIFDTGLAPASVGAAQAALQVLREEPSLAASARANATALAAITGVHSLERVNPAAAVVPVFLGNSLRAVAAAQRCLEAGLRVGCFRPPSVPPGRACLRITARADLTEEDLQRVGTVLDGALR encoded by the coding sequence ATGGCCGTCGACCCGCTTACCCGACTGCGGGAATCGCTCGCCGCGCGCGAGGCGGCGGGCCTGCGCCGGTGGCTGCGGCCGAGGCCGGCCGAGGACGCGGTGCTGGATCTGGCCAGCAATGACTACCTCGGTCTGGCTCGGGACAAGCGAGTCATCGATGCCTCGGTGGCGGCTTTGCTGCGCTGGGGCGCCGGGAGCACCGGATCCCGCCTGGTCACCGGAACCACCCAACTACATCAGGACTTCGAGCAGGAACTGGCGGAGTTCGCCGGTGCGCCGGCCGCGCTCTGCTTCTCCTCCGGCTACCTGGCCAACCTCGGGGTGCTCACCGCCCTGGGTGGCCCCGACGTCACCATCGTCTCGGACGCGACCAACCATGCGTCGCTCATCGACGCCTGCCGCCTGAGTGGATCGCCGATCCGGGTCGTCTCGCACGCCGACCCGCTCGCTGTACGAGCCGCGCTGACCGGCGTCGAGACCGAGCACGTCCTGGTCGTCACCGACGCTGTCTTCTCCGTCGACGGGGACCTGGCTCCGCTGCGTGAACTTCATGCCGAGACGCGGGCTCGGGGTGGTCTGCTCGTGGTCGACGAGGCCCATTCGCTGGGGGTGGTCGGCGACGGCGGGACCGGTGCCGTGGTCGCGGCCGGGCTGGCCGCGGAGCCTGACGTCATCCGCACCGTCACCCTCTCCAAGTCGTTGGGGGCCCAGGGCGGCGCGGTCCTCGGTGCCGTCGAGGTGATCGACCTGCTGATCAGTACGGCCCGCTCCTTCATCTTCGACACCGGGCTGGCCCCCGCTTCGGTGGGGGCCGCGCAGGCGGCGCTGCAGGTGCTTCGCGAGGAACCGTCGTTGGCTGCCTCCGCCCGGGCCAACGCGACGGCGCTGGCCGCCATCACCGGAGTCCACAGCCTGGAACGGGTGAACCCGGCGGCGGCGGTCGTGCCGGTTTTCCTTGGTAATTCCCTCCGGGCCGTCGCGGCGGCGCAGCGCTGCCTGGAGGCCGGTCTGCGGGTCGGCTGCTTCCGCCCGCCGTCGGTACCGCCGGGACGGGCCTGCCTGCGCATCACCGCCCGGGCCGACCTCACCGAGGAGGATCTGCAGCGAGTGGGCACGGTCCTCGACGGCGCTCTGCGGTGA
- a CDS encoding PhoH family protein, which translates to MSAVREPNGGSNSGSASPSATEEFPVKTFVLDTSVLLSDPGALGRFAEHEVVLPLVVISELEAKRDHPELGWFARQTLRALDELRIKHGRLDAPIPIGVDGGTLRVELNHSDLSSLPAGFRIDSNDSRILAVCMNLAADGHDVTLVSKDMPLRVKAASVGLPSDEYRTSLAVDSGYTGMSELEVAVEVVDALYDGERLPMAEREDLLAAADLPVHSGIVLHSARGSALARVTPDKSLRLVRGDREAFGLHGRSAEQRVALDLLLDPEVGIVSLGGRAGTGKSALALCAGLEAVMERRAHKRVVVFRPLYAVGGQDLGYLPGNENEKMGPWAQAVFDTLGALVSGEVMEEILDRGMIEVLPLTHIRGRSLHDAFVIVDEAQSLERNVLLTVLSRIGQGSRVVLTHDVAQRDNLRVGRHDGIAAVIEALRGHPLFAHVTLTRSERSPIAALVTEMLEDLPL; encoded by the coding sequence ATGAGTGCTGTCCGTGAACCCAATGGTGGATCCAACTCCGGATCCGCCAGCCCGTCCGCCACTGAAGAATTCCCGGTCAAGACCTTCGTTCTCGACACGTCGGTTCTCCTCTCCGACCCGGGTGCTCTCGGACGGTTCGCCGAACATGAAGTGGTCCTCCCGCTCGTTGTGATCAGTGAGTTGGAAGCTAAGCGAGACCACCCAGAGCTCGGCTGGTTCGCCCGTCAGACCCTGCGCGCACTCGACGAACTCCGGATCAAGCACGGCCGCCTCGACGCTCCGATCCCGATCGGCGTGGACGGTGGCACGCTGCGGGTCGAGCTGAACCACTCCGACCTCTCGTCGCTGCCGGCCGGATTCCGTATCGACTCCAACGACTCCCGCATCCTCGCGGTCTGCATGAACCTCGCGGCCGACGGTCACGACGTGACCCTGGTCAGCAAGGACATGCCGCTACGGGTGAAGGCGGCATCGGTCGGGCTCCCCTCGGACGAGTACCGCACCAGCCTGGCGGTCGACTCCGGCTACACCGGCATGAGCGAGCTCGAGGTTGCCGTCGAGGTGGTCGACGCCCTATACGACGGTGAGCGGCTGCCGATGGCCGAACGGGAGGACCTCCTCGCGGCGGCTGATCTGCCCGTCCACTCCGGCATCGTGCTGCACTCCGCGCGCGGCTCCGCGCTGGCGCGGGTCACCCCGGACAAGTCACTGCGCCTGGTCCGTGGTGACCGGGAGGCGTTCGGCCTGCACGGGCGTTCGGCCGAACAGCGGGTGGCGCTGGACCTGCTGCTGGACCCCGAGGTCGGCATCGTCTCCCTCGGCGGACGGGCCGGCACGGGCAAGTCGGCGCTGGCCCTCTGCGCCGGGCTCGAGGCGGTCATGGAGAGGCGCGCGCACAAGCGGGTCGTCGTCTTCCGTCCGCTCTACGCCGTCGGCGGCCAGGATCTGGGCTACCTGCCGGGCAACGAGAACGAGAAGATGGGGCCGTGGGCCCAGGCCGTCTTCGACACCCTCGGCGCACTGGTGAGCGGCGAGGTGATGGAGGAGATCCTCGACCGCGGCATGATCGAAGTGCTTCCACTGACGCACATCCGCGGCCGCTCGCTGCACGACGCCTTCGTGATCGTCGACGAGGCCCAGTCCCTTGAGCGCAACGTGCTGCTGACCGTGCTCTCGCGGATCGGTCAGGGGTCGCGGGTGGTGCTCACCCACGATGTGGCGCAGCGCGACAACCTGCGGGTCGGACGCCACGACGGCATCGCGGCGGTGATCGAGGCGCTGCGCGGTCACCCGCTCTTCGCGCACGTCACCCTCACCCGCTCCGAGCGGTCGCCGATCGCCGCGCTGGTCACCGAGATGCTGGAGGACCTGCCGCTGTAG
- a CDS encoding isoprenyl transferase: protein MGLRDAVYSVYERRLRARLQGRPVPKHVAVMLDGNRRWARAAGFTDVNHGHLEGARRINDLLQWCTEAGVEHVTLWLLSTDNLTRPDDELQPLLSIIEGVANELADDGQHWRLTVVGALDLLPERTSTALKSAEERTANRDGLRVNIAVGYGGRREIADAVRSLLQEQAAAGTSIEELAEVIDVEHIADHLYTAGQPDPDLVIRTSGEQRLSGFLLWQSAHSEFYFCDALWPDFRRVDFLRALRDYGLRQRRYGS, encoded by the coding sequence GTGGGGTTACGCGATGCCGTCTACTCGGTCTATGAGCGTCGCCTGCGTGCCCGTCTGCAGGGGCGGCCAGTCCCCAAACATGTCGCCGTCATGCTCGACGGCAACCGCCGCTGGGCCCGGGCCGCCGGATTTACCGATGTAAACCACGGGCATCTCGAGGGTGCTCGACGCATCAACGACCTCCTCCAGTGGTGCACCGAGGCGGGCGTCGAGCACGTCACGCTGTGGCTGCTCTCCACCGACAACCTCACCCGCCCGGACGACGAGCTGCAACCGCTGCTGTCGATCATCGAGGGCGTCGCCAACGAGCTGGCCGACGACGGGCAGCACTGGCGTCTCACCGTGGTCGGAGCCCTCGACCTGCTCCCGGAGCGGACCTCGACCGCGCTGAAGTCGGCCGAGGAGCGCACCGCCAACCGCGACGGGCTGCGGGTCAACATCGCCGTGGGCTACGGCGGACGCCGTGAGATCGCCGACGCGGTGCGCTCGCTGCTGCAGGAGCAGGCCGCCGCCGGTACCTCGATCGAAGAGCTGGCCGAGGTGATCGATGTCGAACACATCGCCGACCACCTATACACGGCCGGGCAGCCCGACCCCGATCTGGTGATCCGAACGTCTGGTGAACAGCGATTGTCGGGCTTCCTGCTGTGGCAGTCCGCGCACTCCGAGTTCTATTTCTGCGACGCCCTCTGGCCCGATTTTCGGCGGGTCGATTTCCTCCGTGCGCTGCGTGATTACGGTCTGCGCCAGCGCCGCTACGGTAGCTAA
- a CDS encoding hemolysin III family protein, with translation MTAMGSAAPAPALTGPLVKPRLRGWFHAYAAAISVATGVVLVAVAAALRGPLAGWSTSLYALTVTGLFGISAFYHRGRWSPAALRTWKRLDHSMIFVFIAGTYTPISLLTMPRDTAIMMLTIVWSGALLGVGLQWFWPGHPRWLSAPCYIALGWVAIFVVPDLLHKGGAATLILILVGGLFYSSGAVIYATKRPNPAPKTFGFHELFHLFTLFAAICHYIAIWFAVFS, from the coding sequence ATGACAGCGATGGGCTCAGCTGCTCCCGCGCCGGCCCTCACCGGTCCGCTCGTCAAGCCCCGGCTACGCGGCTGGTTTCACGCCTACGCGGCCGCCATCTCGGTGGCTACCGGCGTGGTGCTCGTCGCCGTCGCCGCGGCCCTGCGTGGTCCGCTGGCCGGATGGTCGACGTCGCTCTACGCGCTGACCGTCACCGGACTCTTCGGGATCTCAGCCTTCTACCACCGCGGCCGCTGGTCGCCAGCGGCGCTTCGTACCTGGAAGCGTCTCGACCATTCGATGATCTTCGTCTTCATCGCCGGCACCTACACGCCGATCTCGCTGCTCACGATGCCACGGGACACGGCGATCATGATGCTGACGATCGTGTGGAGTGGTGCCCTGCTCGGCGTGGGGCTGCAATGGTTCTGGCCCGGGCATCCACGATGGCTCTCCGCGCCCTGCTACATCGCACTCGGCTGGGTGGCGATCTTCGTCGTCCCGGATCTGCTGCACAAGGGCGGTGCGGCCACCCTGATCCTCATCCTGGTCGGTGGCCTCTTCTACTCCTCCGGTGCCGTCATATACGCGACGAAGCGCCCCAACCCGGCACCCAAGACGTTCGGCTTTCACGAACTCTTCCACCTCTTCACACTCTTCGCCGCGATCTGCCATTACATCGCGATCTGGTTCGCCGTCTTCTCCTAA
- a CDS encoding thioredoxin domain-containing protein, producing the protein MTNRLALASSPYLQQHRDNPVDWQEWGEAAFREARDRDVPVLLSVGYAACHWCHVMAHDSFEDEDVAALMNKNFVNVKVDREERPDIDAVYMQATTALTGQGGWPMTCLLTPDGSPFFAGTFFPRAQFQSLLISATRAWDEQRDEVLAAGQRIVTALADLVPTAPDTRSIPGPEQLDAAALRLAPGYDEVNGGFGGAPKFPPSMVLEFLLRRYERTGDVDALRMVEGTCEAMARGGMYDQLAGGFARYSVDAAWVVPHFEKMLYDNALLLRVYLHWWRITGSPLAERVARETADFLIRDLGTVDGGFASALDADTDGVEGLTYAWTPAQLTQVLGPRDAARTAKLLNVTAVGTFEKGASTLQLREDAADPAWWEEVRIRLLEARSERPQPARDDKVVTAWNGLAIAALAEAGMLLDGRYLAAARQAGELMLRTHLVDGRLRRTSLDGVAGEAAGVAEDYGDLADGLLMLHQATAEPRWLEAAGSLLGVALRHFLDRDGSLFDTADDAEQLVQRPKDPSDNAAPSGQSAVANALLTYSALTGSLSHREAAERALQVVSWLGTTQPRFLGWGLAAAEGLVAGPVQIAIVGERPAPAVGAESAGERTAAEAGPLTELAWRQRPPGAVIVSGDPDAERVPLLQFRPLVAGSAAAYVCYGMVCDAPTTSGAALAAALSRRG; encoded by the coding sequence ATGACGAACCGGCTCGCGCTCGCCAGCAGTCCTTACCTGCAACAGCACCGCGACAACCCGGTCGACTGGCAGGAGTGGGGCGAGGCGGCGTTCCGCGAGGCGCGGGACCGAGACGTTCCGGTGCTCCTCTCGGTCGGCTACGCGGCCTGCCACTGGTGTCACGTGATGGCCCATGACTCCTTCGAGGACGAAGACGTCGCCGCGTTGATGAACAAGAACTTCGTCAATGTGAAGGTCGATCGCGAGGAGCGACCGGACATCGACGCCGTCTACATGCAGGCCACCACTGCGCTCACCGGACAGGGCGGCTGGCCAATGACCTGCCTGCTCACCCCGGACGGATCCCCTTTCTTTGCCGGCACATTCTTCCCTCGTGCTCAGTTCCAGTCGCTGCTCATCTCGGCGACCCGGGCCTGGGACGAGCAGCGCGACGAGGTGCTGGCCGCCGGCCAACGGATCGTCACGGCGCTGGCCGATCTGGTTCCCACCGCCCCCGACACGCGCAGCATTCCGGGCCCCGAGCAACTCGACGCAGCGGCGCTGCGGCTCGCACCCGGCTACGACGAAGTTAACGGCGGCTTCGGCGGCGCCCCCAAGTTCCCGCCGTCGATGGTGCTCGAGTTCCTGCTCCGCCGCTACGAGCGCACCGGCGACGTCGATGCGCTGCGGATGGTCGAGGGGACGTGCGAGGCGATGGCCCGCGGTGGGATGTATGACCAGCTGGCCGGCGGCTTCGCCCGCTACAGCGTGGACGCCGCGTGGGTGGTGCCCCACTTCGAGAAGATGCTCTACGACAATGCCCTGCTGCTACGGGTCTATCTGCACTGGTGGCGGATCACCGGCTCGCCGCTGGCCGAACGGGTGGCGCGCGAGACGGCCGACTTCCTGATCCGCGACCTGGGCACAGTCGACGGCGGATTCGCCTCGGCCCTGGATGCCGACACCGACGGGGTGGAGGGGCTCACCTACGCCTGGACGCCGGCTCAGCTGACCCAGGTGCTCGGACCACGAGACGCCGCCCGTACGGCGAAGCTGCTGAACGTGACCGCGGTGGGGACGTTCGAGAAGGGCGCCTCGACGCTGCAACTGCGCGAAGATGCCGCCGATCCGGCCTGGTGGGAGGAAGTGCGGATCAGGCTGCTGGAGGCTCGCTCCGAGCGCCCGCAGCCGGCCCGAGACGACAAGGTGGTCACCGCCTGGAACGGGCTGGCCATAGCCGCGCTGGCTGAGGCCGGCATGCTGCTCGACGGCCGGTACCTGGCGGCCGCCCGGCAGGCGGGCGAATTGATGCTGCGTACTCATCTCGTCGACGGTCGGCTGCGCCGGACCTCGCTGGACGGGGTGGCCGGTGAGGCGGCCGGAGTGGCCGAGGACTATGGCGATCTGGCCGACGGGCTGCTGATGCTTCATCAGGCCACCGCCGAGCCGCGCTGGCTGGAGGCGGCCGGCTCGCTGCTGGGGGTCGCGCTGCGACATTTCCTCGACCGGGACGGGAGTCTCTTCGACACCGCCGATGACGCTGAGCAGTTGGTTCAGCGTCCGAAGGACCCCAGTGACAATGCGGCCCCGAGCGGGCAGAGCGCGGTGGCCAACGCGCTACTGACCTACTCGGCACTCACCGGTTCGCTGAGTCACCGGGAGGCCGCCGAACGCGCGCTCCAGGTTGTCTCCTGGCTCGGTACCACCCAGCCCCGCTTCCTCGGATGGGGATTGGCGGCGGCCGAAGGACTGGTTGCCGGGCCGGTGCAGATCGCCATCGTGGGGGAGCGCCCGGCTCCGGCCGTCGGCGCCGAGTCGGCCGGGGAACGCACCGCGGCCGAGGCCGGCCCGCTCACCGAGCTGGCCTGGCGGCAGCGGCCCCCGGGGGCGGTGATCGTCTCGGGCGACCCGGACGCGGAGCGTGTTCCGCTGCTTCAGTTCCGCCCGCTGGTCGCCGGATCGGCGGCCGCCTACGTCTGCTACGGCATGGTCTGCGACGCACCCACGACGAGCGGGGCCGCCCTCGCGGCCGCCTTGAGCCGACGCGGCTAG